One region of Strigops habroptila isolate Jane chromosome 11, bStrHab1.2.pri, whole genome shotgun sequence genomic DNA includes:
- the LOC115614792 gene encoding 40S ribosomal protein S4, protein MARGPKKHLKRVAAPKHWMLDKLTGVFAPRPSTGPHKLRECLPLIIFLRNRLKYALTGDEVKKICMQRFIKIDGKVRTDITYPAGFMDVISIEKTGEHFRLVYDTKGRFAVHRITAEEAKYKLCKVRKIFVGTKGIPHLVTHDARTIRYPDPLIKVNDTVQIDLETGKITDFIKFDTGNLCMVTGGANLGRIGVITNRERHPGSFDVVHVKDANGNSFATRLSNIFVIGKGNKPWISLPRGKGIRLTIAEERDKRLAAKQSSS, encoded by the exons ATG GCTCGCGGCCCCAAGAAGCATCTGAAGCGTGTAGCTGCGCCCAAGCACTGGATGCTGGACAAGCTGACGGGCGTCTTC GCACCCCGTCCATCGACAGGCCCTCACAAGCTGAGGGAGTGCCTTCCACTCATCATCTTCCTGCGGAACAGGCTGAAATATGCTCTGACAGGAGACGAGGTCAAGAAGATTTGCATGCAAAGGTTCATCAAAATAGATGGCAAAGTCCGCACAGACATCACCTACCCTGCAGGCTTCATGG ATGTCATCAGCATTGAGAAGACGGGCGAGCATTTTCGCTTGGTGTACGATACCAAAGGCCGGTTTGCTGTTCACCGCATCACAGCTGAAGAGGCCAAG TACAAGTTGTGTAAGGTGAGGAAGATATTTGTGGGCACCAAAGGAATTCCTCATCTGGTCACTCACGATGCCCGCACCATCCGCTATCCGGACCCCCTCATCAAGGTGAATGATACGGTCCAGATTGACCTGGAGACGGGCAAGATCACAGATTTCATCAAGTTTGACACAG GTAACCTCTGTATGGTGACCGGTGGTGCCAATTTGGGCCGTATTGGGGTGATCACCAACCGGGAGAGACACCCTGGGTCATTTGATGTGGTTCACGTGAAGGACGCCAATGGCAACAGCTTTGCCACCAGGCTCTCCAACATCTTCGTTATTGGCAAA GGCAACAAGCCGTGGATCTCCCTGCCCCGCGGAAAGGGCATCCGCCTGACCATTGCTGAAGAGAGAGACAAGAGACTGGCggccaagcagagcagcagctga